In a genomic window of Akkermansia massiliensis:
- a CDS encoding GumC family protein, which produces MIQPEDNDIFSFRFIFSTARRYWPWILACALLGAGLAYFICARQGYLYQKTARIMLRDDKQKNAQVSEIILSDLGFKPGEANLANESYVVKSSEVMSRVVKGLGLDVSYWEKRNIREVDLYHTTPLKAEFSEEVAFQPCSLAVTPLNGREFSLSYRAKESGENVLHGKFGVPLKLPFATVNVCPTSYFSSGSMGRTIFVERVSVKEATDGMLGRLSVTRPDSKESSLLELTLRLSHPQKAEDALNYLIEVYNDHSRREKQMAASRAEEFIVKRIGKLGGQLGGVDKQVIDYKRNSRIVKDMDTTLDATFNRVQEIGTELFSTRTELIQVKVLARLLADRSRQQDMIPANIGIQDAGIAKQIELFNDNFLQHKKLFASAGRQNPMVSSLAENMKEMRESIGRSIANYCNALEVRMGELEKERNELNRLLSDMASKDEGLVPLLREQKVMEELYLMLLKKREENALALATTEPSARILEPAFGSNAPVAPKLSLMTMGGMAGGAFASLLVLLAGNALNTKVRDKKDLAGVTDLPLAGELPLLSGKERKKLPLVVTNGRSFMEECFHILRNNAELMLLPNPEEAPRVLFLTSTRAGEGKTFTALNLAAAYAQTGKKVLLIDGDLRKASLSAFYGGKNTRGLVHLLMNPQASPDSVLQSGKRFPGFDLVTAGPVPPNPVALLTRGRLEELLRYWRARYDRIILDGCPYEAVADASLMARHADLVLYVIRCGMIEKQYVPAIQGLADKGEFRSGAIILNAENFKNSRFHYYNEYSETDG; this is translated from the coding sequence GTGATACAGCCTGAGGACAACGATATTTTTTCCTTCCGGTTCATTTTTTCCACGGCCAGGAGGTATTGGCCCTGGATTCTGGCGTGCGCCCTGCTGGGCGCGGGGCTGGCTTATTTCATCTGCGCCCGGCAGGGGTATCTGTACCAGAAGACCGCCCGCATCATGCTGAGGGATGACAAGCAGAAGAATGCCCAGGTCTCGGAAATCATTCTTTCCGATCTGGGGTTCAAGCCGGGGGAGGCCAACCTGGCGAACGAGAGCTATGTGGTCAAGTCCTCGGAGGTGATGAGCCGTGTGGTGAAGGGGCTGGGGCTCGACGTCTCCTACTGGGAAAAGCGGAATATCCGGGAAGTGGATCTTTACCATACGACTCCCCTGAAGGCGGAGTTCAGTGAAGAGGTGGCGTTTCAGCCTTGTTCCCTGGCGGTTACTCCGCTGAATGGCCGGGAATTTTCCCTGTCTTACCGGGCGAAGGAGAGCGGGGAAAACGTTCTGCACGGAAAGTTCGGCGTTCCGCTGAAGCTTCCCTTCGCCACGGTGAATGTATGCCCTACTTCTTATTTTTCTTCAGGCAGCATGGGAAGGACCATTTTCGTGGAGCGCGTTTCCGTGAAGGAGGCCACCGACGGAATGCTGGGCCGGCTGAGCGTAACGCGGCCCGATTCCAAGGAAAGCAGCCTGCTGGAGCTGACGTTGAGGCTTTCCCATCCGCAAAAGGCGGAAGACGCCCTGAATTATCTTATTGAGGTTTACAATGACCATTCCAGGCGGGAGAAGCAAATGGCCGCCTCGCGGGCGGAGGAGTTCATCGTCAAGCGCATTGGAAAGCTTGGCGGCCAGCTCGGCGGCGTGGACAAGCAGGTGATTGACTACAAGCGCAACAGCCGGATCGTCAAGGATATGGATACGACGCTGGATGCCACGTTCAACAGGGTGCAGGAAATAGGGACGGAACTTTTCTCCACCAGGACGGAGTTGATCCAGGTGAAGGTGCTCGCCAGGCTGCTGGCGGACCGGAGCCGCCAGCAGGACATGATCCCCGCCAATATAGGCATTCAGGATGCGGGAATTGCCAAGCAGATCGAACTTTTCAATGACAATTTCCTCCAGCATAAAAAGTTGTTCGCCAGCGCGGGAAGGCAGAATCCCATGGTTTCCTCGCTGGCGGAGAACATGAAGGAGATGCGCGAATCCATTGGCCGTTCCATCGCCAATTACTGCAACGCGCTGGAAGTGAGGATGGGTGAACTGGAAAAGGAGCGGAATGAACTCAACCGGCTTTTGTCGGACATGGCCTCCAAGGATGAAGGCCTGGTCCCTCTTCTCCGGGAGCAGAAGGTCATGGAGGAACTTTACCTGATGCTGCTGAAAAAGAGGGAGGAAAACGCCCTGGCTCTGGCCACGACGGAACCAAGCGCCCGCATTCTGGAACCTGCGTTCGGCTCCAATGCTCCCGTAGCGCCCAAACTGTCCCTGATGACGATGGGCGGCATGGCCGGAGGCGCCTTTGCAAGCCTTTTGGTCCTGCTGGCCGGGAACGCCCTGAATACGAAGGTGCGGGATAAGAAGGACCTTGCCGGAGTGACGGACCTGCCGCTGGCAGGGGAACTGCCCCTGCTTTCCGGAAAGGAGCGGAAAAAGCTGCCCCTGGTCGTCACGAATGGCCGTTCCTTCATGGAAGAATGCTTTCACATCCTCCGCAACAATGCGGAACTTATGCTGCTGCCCAATCCGGAGGAAGCGCCCCGCGTCCTGTTCCTGACGTCCACGAGGGCGGGGGAAGGGAAGACGTTTACGGCCCTGAACCTGGCCGCCGCGTATGCCCAGACCGGGAAAAAAGTCCTTCTCATTGATGGAGACCTCCGCAAGGCCAGTCTTTCCGCCTTTTACGGAGGGAAGAATACCAGGGGCCTTGTGCACCTGCTGATGAATCCGCAGGCCTCTCCGGATTCCGTCCTGCAATCCGGCAAAAGGTTCCCGGGATTTGACCTGGTGACGGCAGGTCCCGTTCCCCCCAATCCCGTCGCGCTGCTGACCCGGGGCCGTTTGGAAGAACTGCTCCGGTACTGGCGCGCCCGGTATGACCGCATCATTCTGGACGGCTGCCCGTATGAGGCCGTGGCGGATGCCTCCCTCATGGCGCGCCATGCGGACCTGGTCCTTTATGTCATCAGATGCGGCATGATCGAGAAGCAGTACGTCCCCGCCATCCAGGGGCTGGCGGACAAGGGCGAATTCCGTTCCGGAGCTATTATCCTCAATGCGGAGAATTTCAAAAACTCCCGTTTTCATTACTACAACGAATATTCCGAAACTGACGGATAG
- a CDS encoding glycosyltransferase family 4 protein, translated as MNPPEKRMNVLWLSNILFPEPCRMLGLPEPVLGGWMYAGAQELMKAAPDLKLAAVMFYPGRTLRRLDGEAMTYYLVPAPADMGGYRKELEPCFREIRDMFGPDVVHIHGSEYPHSLAWVQACGAERTAVSIQGLSSVCAGFYLGGIPIRELVKSVTFRDLLRRDTLFAQQRKIKARGKYERELFGRVRHVIGRTAWDRSHAWAMNPAARYHVLQPTLREPFYRHEWDAGTCEKHTVFLSQSHYPLKGLHKVVEALPLVLRHYPDARVKVAGPDILSVPAWRRNGYARYLGNLMERLGVRDRFRWLGRLDAEQMGSQFRKAHVFVCPSMIENESNSLGEAQMVGTPCIASYAGGMMDSVSDGETGFLYRFEETEMLAMLVCRLFGDMDLCRRLSFRGRQASLERHDRSANAEQLKRIYGSIAGEAGNGTEEHEGKGREGAACSN; from the coding sequence ATGAACCCTCCGGAAAAAAGGATGAACGTGCTCTGGCTGTCCAATATCCTGTTTCCCGAACCGTGCCGGATGCTTGGGCTTCCGGAACCGGTTCTGGGAGGCTGGATGTACGCGGGAGCGCAGGAGCTGATGAAAGCCGCCCCGGATTTAAAGCTGGCCGCCGTCATGTTTTATCCGGGGCGCACCCTGCGCCGCCTGGACGGGGAGGCCATGACCTATTACCTGGTTCCCGCCCCTGCGGACATGGGGGGGTACAGGAAGGAACTGGAACCCTGTTTCCGGGAAATCAGGGACATGTTCGGCCCGGACGTGGTCCATATCCACGGTTCCGAATATCCGCACTCCCTGGCCTGGGTGCAGGCTTGCGGGGCGGAACGCACGGCCGTTTCCATCCAGGGGCTGTCTTCCGTCTGCGCCGGGTTCTATCTGGGCGGCATTCCTATCCGGGAACTCGTGAAATCCGTTACCTTCCGCGATCTGCTGCGCCGCGACACGCTTTTTGCCCAGCAGCGGAAAATCAAGGCGCGCGGAAAATACGAACGGGAGCTGTTCGGCAGGGTGCGCCATGTGATCGGGCGTACCGCCTGGGACCGTTCCCACGCATGGGCCATGAACCCCGCGGCACGGTACCATGTTCTCCAGCCCACGCTCAGGGAACCCTTTTACCGTCATGAATGGGATGCCGGAACATGCGAAAAGCATACGGTTTTTCTCAGCCAGTCCCACTACCCCCTGAAAGGGCTGCACAAAGTGGTGGAGGCTCTTCCCCTGGTCCTGCGGCATTATCCTGACGCCAGGGTGAAGGTGGCCGGACCGGACATCCTGTCAGTCCCTGCGTGGCGCAGGAACGGCTACGCCCGTTATTTGGGAAACCTGATGGAACGGCTGGGAGTCCGGGACCGTTTTCGTTGGCTGGGACGCCTGGACGCGGAACAGATGGGCAGCCAATTCCGGAAGGCGCATGTCTTCGTTTGCCCCTCCATGATTGAAAATGAGTCCAATTCACTGGGGGAAGCCCAGATGGTGGGCACTCCCTGCATCGCGTCCTATGCCGGGGGGATGATGGATTCCGTGTCCGACGGGGAAACGGGTTTCCTGTACCGGTTTGAAGAGACGGAAATGCTGGCCATGCTGGTGTGCCGCCTGTTCGGGGACATGGATTTGTGCAGGCGTCTTTCCTTCCGCGGAAGGCAGGCCTCTCTGGAGCGCCATGACCGTTCCGCGAATGCGGAACAACTGAAGCGCATCTACGGCAGCATCGCCGGAGAGGCCGGGAACGGGACGGAGGAACATGAAGGAAAGGGAAGGGAGGGGGCCGCATGCAGCAATTGA
- a CDS encoding glycosyltransferase family 4 protein, with amino-acid sequence MNGNKRKLMVFHQYLAPYRIDFFNALARIGEMEVFFEYENSPDHHYNRPEMEARCAFRPQYLNHVRVAGRRVPSGLARILRQGQPDLVIVPEFSILALEVCLLRAVCRWKFKIVSICDDSMDMIRGNELSRMHALARKAAMPVMDDVILPDREACRWYREHYGKGVFFPIVRDERAFREQCREALSMSHSMQREYGLHGKRVVLYVGRLAPEKNLECLVRAAAALPEDAVLVIAGSGSLGPELQDLAVRLKVSAIFTGWLEGERLAAWYNLADVFVLPSLVEPFGAVVNDALAAGCFCLVSGRCGSACLIRRGWNGELFDPEDEKGLASLLRKTCLDRGGSPSPPRLKECLMPAGFREYVNHLMEHIV; translated from the coding sequence ATGAACGGCAACAAACGGAAACTGATGGTCTTTCATCAATACCTGGCGCCTTACCGCATTGATTTTTTCAATGCGCTGGCCCGGATTGGAGAGATGGAGGTGTTTTTCGAATATGAAAATTCTCCGGACCACCACTACAACAGGCCGGAAATGGAAGCCCGCTGCGCGTTCCGCCCCCAATACCTGAACCATGTCCGCGTGGCCGGGCGGCGCGTTCCCTCCGGCCTTGCGCGCATTCTGCGGCAGGGACAGCCCGATCTGGTGATCGTTCCGGAGTTTTCCATTCTGGCTCTGGAGGTATGCCTGCTGCGCGCGGTCTGCCGCTGGAAATTCAAAATCGTCAGCATTTGCGATGACAGCATGGACATGATCCGCGGAAATGAATTGTCCCGCATGCATGCGCTGGCGCGGAAGGCGGCGATGCCGGTGATGGACGATGTGATTCTCCCGGACAGGGAGGCATGCCGCTGGTACCGGGAACATTATGGAAAGGGCGTCTTTTTTCCGATTGTCAGGGATGAACGGGCATTCCGGGAACAATGCCGGGAAGCGCTTTCCATGAGCCATTCCATGCAGCGGGAATACGGCCTGCACGGAAAACGGGTGGTCCTGTATGTGGGGCGCCTGGCCCCGGAGAAGAATCTGGAATGCCTGGTCAGGGCGGCCGCGGCCCTTCCGGAGGACGCCGTTCTGGTAATAGCGGGGTCGGGAAGCCTGGGACCGGAATTGCAGGATTTGGCCGTCCGGCTGAAAGTCAGCGCCATTTTTACCGGCTGGCTGGAAGGCGAGCGCCTGGCGGCCTGGTACAATCTGGCCGACGTTTTTGTCCTGCCCAGCCTGGTGGAACCGTTTGGGGCGGTTGTCAATGATGCGCTGGCCGCCGGGTGCTTCTGCCTGGTTTCCGGGCGCTGCGGCTCCGCCTGCCTGATCCGCCGGGGCTGGAACGGGGAATTGTTCGATCCGGAAGATGAAAAGGGGCTGGCCTCTCTTCTCCGGAAAACCTGCCTGGACCGCGGCGGCAGTCCGTCCCCTCCGCGCCTGAAAGAATGCCTGATGCCTGCGGGATTCCGGGAATACGTCAACCATCTCATGGAACATATTGTATGA
- a CDS encoding acyltransferase has protein sequence MQQLIYLARKAVLRCWAVCLHPLHNWYARWLLYAGNAVYGPGLCSFGIPDVRISRGSRRRSVPCRIGREFTMRNGSHGVSRSSQRCLISVDRDGVLRIGNRVGISNTVIICTQSVTIGDDVKAGFGVHIMDTDFHALDPEARRGAEDRLLRRSAPVRIGNNVFLGAGTFILKGVSIGDNAVVGARSVVTRSIPSNEVWAGNPARRIRRAEEGKAPQVMERSAHA, from the coding sequence ATGCAGCAATTGATTTATCTTGCCAGGAAAGCCGTGCTCCGCTGCTGGGCCGTCTGCCTGCATCCCCTCCACAATTGGTATGCCAGGTGGCTCCTGTATGCCGGCAACGCGGTTTACGGCCCCGGCCTCTGTTCGTTCGGCATTCCGGACGTCAGGATATCCAGGGGAAGCCGCCGCCGATCCGTGCCGTGCCGCATAGGAAGGGAATTTACCATGCGGAACGGCTCCCACGGCGTCTCCCGTTCCTCCCAGCGCTGCCTGATTTCCGTGGACCGGGACGGCGTGCTGCGCATCGGCAACCGGGTGGGCATCAGCAATACCGTGATTATCTGCACGCAGTCGGTGACGATCGGAGACGATGTAAAGGCCGGATTCGGAGTCCACATCATGGATACGGATTTCCACGCGTTGGACCCGGAAGCCAGGCGGGGAGCGGAGGACAGGCTTCTGCGCCGGTCCGCTCCCGTCAGGATTGGGAACAACGTCTTCCTGGGTGCCGGAACCTTCATTTTGAAAGGCGTTTCCATCGGGGACAACGCCGTCGTGGGAGCACGTTCCGTGGTAACGCGTTCCATCCCTTCCAATGAGGTGTGGGCGGGAAATCCGGCGCGCCGCATCCGCCGGGCGGAGGAGGGGAAAGCTCCCCAGGTGATGGAAAGGAGCGCGCATGCGTAA
- a CDS encoding WecB/TagA/CpsF family glycosyltransferase, with amino-acid sequence MSENRMETYFNIRYEFDRERVFRRMDEVLRSGGAGYICVADGHVLSEVQRNREYRNVLNGALLTICDSGWVPVYLKWLLHADRPQYCGAQIFSDAIGMKKYRMMFLGGNRETLDALRRTLEREDPRVKHMPFEELPFCPVDEFDYAAIAGRINEYLPDIVWVSLGAPKQEIFMNRLCPHLQRGVMVAVGAVFNFASGRHIRRAPAWMVDCRLEFLYRIFNEPRKQMKRCWKIISVLPWIFIREKQRQKAARPAAASGRERKAPPLPCTLVSCFGRLPGNMDDLLADWGREEGRKFIIVSDDARFWNLPFNASLVPMAFCELQSLVRKKLGRRHQINVPEDLPLLLPQYPVLFEDYVEGNRELETIALEWEAGSSHAPVPAAPV; translated from the coding sequence ATGAGTGAAAACCGTATGGAGACCTATTTCAACATCAGATACGAATTTGACCGTGAACGCGTTTTCCGGCGCATGGACGAAGTGCTCCGTTCCGGGGGCGCCGGATACATCTGCGTGGCGGACGGCCATGTACTTTCCGAGGTACAGCGCAACCGGGAATACAGGAATGTGCTGAATGGAGCGCTCCTGACCATTTGCGACAGCGGCTGGGTGCCCGTCTACCTGAAATGGCTGCTGCATGCGGACAGGCCCCAATACTGCGGCGCCCAGATTTTCAGCGACGCCATCGGCATGAAAAAATACAGAATGATGTTCCTGGGAGGAAACCGCGAGACGCTGGATGCCCTTCGCCGGACCCTGGAACGGGAAGATCCCCGCGTGAAGCACATGCCTTTTGAGGAATTGCCGTTCTGCCCTGTGGATGAATTTGACTACGCGGCTATTGCCGGGAGAATCAATGAATACCTGCCGGACATCGTCTGGGTTTCCCTGGGCGCTCCCAAGCAGGAAATATTCATGAACAGGCTGTGCCCCCATCTTCAACGGGGGGTTATGGTGGCCGTGGGCGCCGTCTTTAACTTCGCCTCCGGGCGGCATATCAGAAGGGCCCCTGCCTGGATGGTGGACTGCAGGCTGGAATTTCTCTACCGCATTTTTAATGAACCCCGCAAGCAAATGAAACGCTGCTGGAAAATAATCTCTGTCCTGCCCTGGATTTTTATCCGTGAAAAACAACGGCAAAAGGCGGCCAGGCCGGCTGCCGCCTCCGGAAGGGAAAGAAAAGCGCCCCCTCTTCCCTGTACGCTGGTTTCATGTTTCGGCCGGCTTCCCGGCAACATGGATGACCTGCTGGCTGACTGGGGCAGGGAAGAAGGCAGGAAATTCATCATTGTCAGCGACGATGCGAGGTTCTGGAACCTGCCCTTCAACGCCAGCCTGGTGCCGATGGCTTTTTGCGAACTCCAGTCCCTGGTAAGGAAAAAACTGGGAAGACGGCATCAAATTAACGTTCCGGAGGACCTCCCGCTGCTTCTGCCGCAATATCCGGTTCTCTTTGAGGACTATGTGGAAGGGAACCGGGAATTGGAAACAATAGCTCTGGAATGGGAGGCCGGTTCCTCCCATGCACCGGTTCCCGCCGCTCCGGTTTAA
- a CDS encoding adenylyltransferase/cytidyltransferase family protein has translation MATKIFVSGFYDIIHAGHIQFFREARSLGDFLIVSFASGQVLWKSKRRKPSIPDDHKKVILESLCMVDKVVCGEHLEPGMDFEHVFLKERPDILAVTEDDCYGDLKRELCARIGARYVVLPKTPPCSEQISTTQLVNRIKAPLSVPLRVDFAGGWLDVPRHARQGAYIVNCAISPFVSLDHWPYELRSGLGGSGAWAMLQGRDPVQSELALGVGWQDPAVIAETGLCVWRSGAVPVLDIKSTGDFLAGKMAVFHTGHDHDTPGMADGCRDYARIAQSSLIARAGVMERSIHELAAGVALYHSVQLQEGMAPLPALGEELAKKYLGGGFGGYALYLFASQEDRDGAVRLHDGMRAVEPYCKSPF, from the coding sequence ATGGCTACCAAAATATTCGTCTCCGGTTTTTACGACATCATTCATGCCGGGCATATCCAGTTCTTCCGTGAAGCGCGTTCGCTGGGGGATTTCCTCATCGTCTCCTTCGCCTCCGGGCAGGTGCTCTGGAAAAGCAAGCGCAGAAAACCATCCATCCCGGACGACCATAAAAAAGTGATTCTGGAAAGCCTGTGTATGGTGGACAAGGTGGTCTGCGGAGAACATCTGGAGCCGGGAATGGATTTTGAACACGTTTTCCTGAAAGAACGGCCCGATATCCTGGCTGTTACGGAAGATGACTGTTACGGCGACCTTAAAAGGGAACTGTGCGCAAGAATTGGAGCGCGGTATGTGGTGCTTCCCAAAACGCCTCCCTGTTCCGAACAGATTTCCACCACCCAGCTGGTGAACAGAATCAAGGCCCCGCTTAGCGTTCCCCTGCGCGTGGACTTTGCGGGGGGCTGGCTGGACGTTCCCAGGCATGCGCGGCAGGGGGCGTACATTGTCAACTGCGCCATCAGTCCGTTTGTATCCCTGGACCACTGGCCCTATGAACTCCGGTCCGGACTGGGAGGCAGCGGAGCCTGGGCCATGCTGCAGGGCCGGGACCCCGTCCAGTCGGAACTTGCCCTGGGGGTTGGCTGGCAGGATCCGGCCGTGATTGCGGAAACGGGGCTGTGCGTCTGGCGTTCCGGCGCCGTTCCCGTGCTGGACATCAAGAGCACCGGTGACTTTCTGGCCGGGAAAATGGCGGTCTTCCACACCGGGCATGACCATGATACGCCGGGAATGGCTGACGGGTGCAGGGACTATGCCCGCATCGCCCAGTCTTCCCTGATTGCCCGCGCCGGAGTGATGGAGCGCAGCATTCATGAACTGGCTGCCGGAGTGGCGCTGTACCATAGCGTGCAGCTCCAGGAGGGGATGGCCCCCCTTCCAGCACTGGGGGAGGAGCTGGCGAAGAAATACCTGGGAGGCGGGTTCGGCGGATATGCCCTGTACCTGTTCGCTTCCCAGGAGGACAGGGACGGGGCGGTGCGTCTTCATGACGGCATGAGGGCTGTGGAGCCGTATTGCAAAAGCCCCTTCTGA
- a CDS encoding glycosyltransferase family 4 protein codes for MMQILINAYAVNPDWGSEPGMGWNWVIHLAMHCKVHVITEGEWRENIERELARLPQAGNIVFHYLPVPEKIRRMCWDQGDWRFYRHYKKWQERALALARRIMAENRIDVIHQLNMIGFREPGMLWKIGGIPYIWGPVGGMENTPVAYLRESGWGQVGKTALKNVINTVQARFQPRVRKAMKRADAVLASVQGVREKMERYHRREALLMSETGCAAPKEKVRRATDGGQFRLLWAGRMIPSKQLALALQTLTHLRDLPELKLHICGGGERGRGYRNLAERLGVAGQCVWHGTVSNEKVQSLMRESDLFFFTSIMEATSTVLVEALMNRLPVLCFDTCGMGTIVDETVGCKIPLTRPGRSARDFAERIRFFFHHREVLRDMDEAFYARQRELDWNRKAERMAGIYREVLKARQH; via the coding sequence ATGATGCAAATCCTGATTAACGCTTATGCCGTCAACCCGGACTGGGGCAGCGAACCCGGCATGGGGTGGAACTGGGTCATCCACCTGGCCATGCACTGCAAGGTGCATGTGATTACGGAGGGGGAATGGAGGGAAAACATAGAACGGGAGCTCGCCCGCCTTCCCCAGGCCGGCAACATCGTGTTCCATTATCTTCCCGTACCGGAAAAAATTCGCCGGATGTGCTGGGACCAGGGGGACTGGCGTTTTTACCGCCATTACAAAAAATGGCAGGAACGGGCGCTTGCGCTGGCGCGGCGCATCATGGCGGAAAACCGCATAGACGTCATTCACCAGTTGAACATGATAGGCTTCCGGGAGCCGGGGATGCTGTGGAAAATCGGGGGAATTCCCTACATATGGGGACCGGTGGGGGGAATGGAAAATACGCCGGTGGCCTACTTGCGGGAAAGCGGCTGGGGGCAGGTGGGGAAGACGGCATTGAAAAACGTGATCAATACCGTGCAGGCCAGGTTCCAGCCCAGGGTGCGGAAAGCCATGAAGCGCGCTGACGCCGTGCTGGCTTCCGTTCAGGGAGTGCGGGAGAAAATGGAACGGTACCATCGCCGGGAAGCGCTGCTGATGAGCGAAACCGGCTGCGCCGCGCCGAAGGAGAAAGTGCGGAGGGCAACGGACGGCGGACAATTCAGGCTGCTGTGGGCAGGCCGCATGATACCCAGCAAGCAGTTGGCCCTGGCATTACAAACCCTCACCCATCTCCGGGATTTGCCGGAGCTGAAGCTGCATATCTGCGGGGGAGGGGAGAGGGGGCGGGGCTACCGGAACCTTGCGGAACGGCTGGGCGTGGCGGGGCAATGCGTGTGGCACGGCACAGTCTCCAATGAAAAGGTTCAATCACTCATGCGGGAAAGCGACCTCTTTTTCTTTACCAGCATCATGGAAGCAACCTCAACCGTGCTTGTGGAAGCCCTGATGAACCGCCTGCCCGTGCTCTGCTTTGATACCTGCGGCATGGGAACCATCGTGGATGAAACCGTGGGATGCAAGATACCCCTGACCCGTCCCGGACGGTCCGCCCGGGACTTTGCGGAACGCATCCGTTTCTTTTTCCATCACAGGGAGGTCCTGCGGGATATGGATGAAGCGTTTTACGCCAGGCAGAGGGAACTGGACTGGAACCGCAAGGCGGAAAGGATGGCCGGCATTTACCGCGAAGTTTTGAAGGCCCGTCAACATTGA
- a CDS encoding glycosyltransferase family 2 protein, with the protein MKTDDTSGKKLAVLMTCHNRREKTFRSLAALFSALPEAELDASVHLVDDGSSDGTGDAVRQAYPSVSVITGDGTLFWNRGMRTAWEDALKKDADFYLWLNDDTVLHPFAVSHLLEASLRMEHAAVICGSTCHPGTDEWTYGGTAGGKPVIPDGTLRECELCHGNILWVPRRVVERIGILDGFYLHALGDYDYSRTARERGIKLRVAPACLGTCERHDKAVAWTDRKVPLAGRLRNLYSPLGNAQPRYYFHYVRRHDGLLAACKAMICMHVRVFLPFLWTATK; encoded by the coding sequence ATGAAAACTGATGATACCTCCGGAAAAAAACTTGCGGTCCTGATGACGTGCCACAACCGCAGGGAAAAAACGTTCCGCTCCCTTGCCGCCCTGTTCTCCGCACTGCCGGAAGCGGAGCTGGACGCCTCCGTGCATTTGGTGGATGACGGTTCCTCCGACGGCACCGGAGACGCCGTGCGGCAGGCTTACCCCTCCGTTTCCGTCATCACGGGGGACGGAACTCTGTTCTGGAACCGGGGAATGAGGACGGCATGGGAGGACGCCCTGAAGAAGGATGCGGATTTCTACCTGTGGCTGAATGATGATACCGTGCTTCATCCGTTTGCCGTAAGCCATCTATTGGAAGCCTCCCTCCGGATGGAACACGCCGCCGTCATCTGCGGCTCCACCTGCCATCCCGGCACGGATGAGTGGACTTATGGAGGCACGGCGGGCGGGAAGCCCGTTATTCCGGATGGAACCCTGAGGGAGTGCGAATTATGCCACGGGAACATTCTGTGGGTGCCGCGGCGGGTGGTGGAGCGCATAGGCATTCTGGACGGGTTCTACCTGCACGCGCTGGGGGATTACGACTATTCCCGTACGGCGCGCGAACGCGGAATAAAGCTGCGGGTGGCCCCCGCCTGCCTGGGAACCTGCGAACGGCATGACAAGGCCGTAGCCTGGACGGACCGGAAGGTGCCCCTGGCAGGCAGGCTCCGCAATTTGTATTCCCCGCTGGGGAATGCCCAGCCCAGGTATTACTTCCACTACGTCCGCAGGCACGACGGCCTGCTGGCCGCGTGCAAGGCCATGATCTGCATGCATGTACGAGTTTTTCTCCCCTTCTTATGGACAGCAACGAAATAG